The region AGGGCTTGGCTGGAACTTACCACGAAGCCGATTGAAATCGAATGCCGCTTGCAGGCAAGAATGGGCTATACAATCTCTTTGGCATGAACCGAACCGACACATTTGCTTTAGGCCTGTTGCAGTCATCATCAACAGGAAACTGCGAGCAAAACCTACAGAACACGCTTGCCCAAATAGAACAAGCCGCGCAGCAGGGGGCGCAGATTATCGCGACACAGGAGCTGTTTTTGTCTGACTATTTTTGCAGCAAACAGGACGAAAAATTTTTCGATCTAGCCGAGCCCATCCCGGGCCCCACTACTCAAACCCTGTCAGAGAAAGCCAAGGAACTGAATGTCGTAATCGTCGCGTCTCTGTTCGAAAAACGCATGGCCGGCATTTACCACAACACTGCTGCCGTCATCGACGCTGACGGCAGCTTACTGGGCATCTATCGCAAAACACACATTCCACAGGACCCCAGTTTCGAGGAAAAATTCTACTTCACGCCCGGCGATTTGGGCTACCGCGTTTGGAAGACCCGCTATGCCGATATTGGTGTACTCGTCTGCTGGGATCAGTGGTTTCCCGAGGCAGCCCGCCTCACCGCGATGCAGGGAGCCGAAGTGTTGATTTATCCAACGGCCATCGGAGGATTGGAGACTGAATCGACATCAAACATCGCTCGCCAACACGCTGCCTGGGAAACAGTCCAACGCGGGCACGCCGTCGCCAACGGTTGCTATATCGCCGCGGTGAACCGACATGGCAAAGAGGGCAACATCGACTTCTGGGGGCATTCCTTCGTTGCAGACTTTGCTGGTGAAATCGTCGCCCGTGCTCCTCACAATGAAGACAACATCATTATCCAAACATGCGACCGCCGCGCGCTGGAGGACCATCGGCACACCTGGCCCTTCTTCCGGGACCGGCGTGTTGACTCCTACTCGGCCATCACCAGCCTTTCGAGCTCTCAAGCATGAAAGGACCTCAATCGCCACGCTCACTCGGCTTTCGTATGCCCGCCGAATGGGAACATCAATATGCACTCTGGACCACCTGGCCCACCCACTCCCAATGGTGGAAGGAAAATAGAGAAGAAATCGTCGAGACCTTCGCCGAAATTGCCTTCCAGGCGGCACGTTTTCAGCATGTAAATATCCTCTGCCCCAAATCTGCTCAAGGGGATGCCAGACAGATGCTCGAAACCAAGGGGGCAAATCTCAAAAAGATACGCTTTTTCGACATCCCCACTGATGATGTCTGGATTCGCGACAATGGCCCCATCTTCCTGCGCCACCGGAAGGAAAAGGAAATGGCACTCATCGATTGGGAGTTTAACGCCTGGGGCGAGAAATATCCTGACTTTGACAACGACAACCGCGTCCCCGCTGCTATCGCTGACCACGTCGGCATCCCACGTTTTCGCTATGCGCTTTGTGTCGAGGGCGGAGCCATCGAGTCCAATGGCCGCGGGCTGCTTCTATCGACCAAGTCGGTTATGCTGAATCAGGCACGGAACTACGACGTGTCCCTAGAAGAATATCAAAAGATTTTCTATCACGCACTCGCCGTGGACAAAGTGATTTGGCTCGAAAATGGTTTGGCTCATGACGACACCGACGGCCATATCGATAACGTCGCACGTTTCGTAAGTCACCAACACATTGTTATAGCCACGGTAAAAGATAAAAAACACCCCAGTTTTCGGGCTCTCCACGGAAACCGAACTGAACTTTCGGGCACCATGGTCCGCGGCCACATGCTCAAGATAACCGAGCTGCCTCTTCCTGACCCAGTTCAGTCTCAGGACGGCATCCTATCGGCCAGCTATCTGAACTATGTTATCCTCAACGGTGCCGTGCTCGTTCCGCAATTCGGTCAGATCAGAAAAGACAAACAGGCGATTGAAATCATCGGCGGACTTTTTCCGGGACGCGAAATCATAGGTATCGACTGCCGCACCCTCATCGAAGAAGGCGGCGGCCTCCACTGCTGCACGTGCAATGCATTCTAGGGGCATTCCTCTGGAATGGCACCAGAGACTGGATCCTCATGCCAGTCAATACACGTCGCGCTGATAGCGCTTGTCCTTTTTGAGCTGTTTGACGTAAGCCACCGCTTCGTCGGTGCTCATTTTCCCGTATTCTTCGACAATCTGATGCAGCGCAGAGTCGACATCTTTGGCCATACGGGAGGCATCGCCGCAGACGTAGAAGCTCGCGCCCCCATCAAGCCAAGCAAAGAGCTCAGCGCCGTTTTCTAGCATACGGTTTTGAACATAGATCTTTTCCTCTTGGTCACGGGAAAACGCCGTCTCGAGCCGAGTCAATGCTCCATCGCGGAGCCATTGTTCCATCGTTTCACGGTAGAGAAAATCACAGGAGGCCTTTTGGTCACCAAAGAATAACCAATTGCGCCCCGAAGCCTCTTTGGCGACACGATCTTCCACAAATGCACGGAAAGGTGCGATGCCCGTGCCAGGACCGACCATGATGGCATCCTGACTCAAATCTGCTGGAGGGCGAAAATTCTTATTCGTGTGCACATACACGCCGACCTCTGTGCCTTCGGGAATACGTGCGAGAAAGTCGGAACAAACCCCAAAGCGCGTCCGCTCGTAGCTGTCCCAAGCAACACGCCCTACCGTCAGGTGCACCTCACCGGGATGGGCCAAAGGACTGCTTGAAATCGAGTAGAGGCGCGAAGGCAATTTCTTGAGCGGCGCTACCAGTTGATCTGCCGAAGCCCCATCGATAACAAAGTCCTGGAATAAGTCTAAGAGATCACGTCCTTCGCAATACTCTTTAGCCGCCGCCTTATCGCCGGCGAGTTCCTTGAGCTTCGAATCGTTGCTCATCTCAGCATAAGCAGCGAGGATTTTGGCCGAAAGCCGCGTGATCTCGTAACCCGAGGTCAACGCCTCCGAAAGCGTGGAGCCTCCTTCAAGTTGGGCATCAGCTGGAAGTCCACACTTCTCGATAATGGAATCTACCAAGGAATCGTGATTGAGTGGGAGCACTGCCAATGCGTCTCCTGCTTCATAACTCAAACCAGAACCTTCGAGTGAAAAGGCGATATGGCGGGTCTCTTTCTTAGACCCCTGCCCATTCAAGTTGTGATTATCGACGAGGGGAGAAGGAAAAGGATTCTTCTTTCCATACTCGACAACGGCCTCCTCAGCGGGCGCGGTTTCTTCGTCTGCCGGTGCCGTTCCAGCACCCTCAGACATAAGTCCTGCCAGCGGCTTCATCCACTCCTCGAACGGCTCATCAAAGTCGACGTCCGCATCAACACGGACGCGCATGCGCGTCGCACCGAGCTGAGCTAAACGCGCGTCAAAGTCCTTACCGCAGGTGCAGAATCCGGGATAGCTCGAGTCGCCGAGAGCCATCACACTGTATTTCACCTTTTCCAGCTTCGGAGCCGTGTCGCTCATAATAAATTCGTGAAACCCAGCCGCATTATCAGGCGGCTCGCCATCACCATAGGTGCTGGTGATGATGAGTAGGTTTTCCTCGTTGTGCAAGTTGGCCGGATCATAGGCCTCCATATCGAATGAAGAAGCATTCACCCCCGCCGCCTTGAGCTGCTTGGTCGCCTGTTTCGCGAGCATTTCGGCATTCCCAGTCTGGGAACCAAAAAGAATGGTGGCTGAGGCCGCAGGCGCCTGTTCAGTGGCAGCGGGAGCCTGTGAGAAGAGGCCGGCTAGGAAGCCATTCAACCAATTACGTTGCTCAGACGTAAACGGAGCATTTTCAGGAACAAAGGGGATGGTCATTTCAGGCTGCTGAGACATGATCAAAGAAGAGGTTTTTTAGTGTATCGATGTCGTGACGACGGGTAAACTGGAGGAATGACTCTGTGCCTTCGCGCGTGTCGAGATAACGGCGAAGCATGTGTTCAATAAGGTTGGGAAGCTCACTGGCTGCGATGGCTGGCATGAGTTCACGACCAATACCTTGCTCATCGTCAACACCCCCACCGACTACCATATTGTAGCCATCCACCGATTCGCCTTCGCGTTTCACCTTCACACCCACTAGGCCAATATCACCGATATAGTGCTGAGCGCAGGAGTGCGGACACCCCGTGAGGTGAATGTTGATGGGATAATCGAGATCGATGCGTTCCCGAAGGTGGTCGCCGATCTCTATAGCATGGCGTTTGGTATCGGATTGAGCAAATTTACAGCCTTGACTCCCGGTGCACGCGACGAGGCCTCCCGTTACATTGGTTGCTTCGATACGTAGACCGAGCTCGCGTAGTCGTGCACTGAATTCCGCAAGATGTGCGTCAGGAATGTCGGGTATGAGGACATTTTGCCAGACGGTCAGGCGCACGTCTCCAGATCCATAGCGTTCGGCGAGGTCCGCAAGACCCAGCATTTGAGGAATCGAAAGATAGCCTACAGGCACGACCACCCCGACGTAATTGAGTCCCGGCTTGTTTTGACTGTGGATGCCAATGTGTCCAGCGCGATCGATCTTCCGGCGTGGTTCACAGATTTCGAGCGGTGCGTGGTGCAGCTCGAAAGCGAGCTGTTTCTGAGTTTCCTCGATAAATTTTTCCTGCCCCCAATCGTCAACAAGATACTTAAGGCGAGCCTTTTTACGGTTTGTCCGGCAGCCGTGCTCACGGAAAACACGGATCATTGCCGCGGCTACCGGCACGCACTCATTGGGCTTGATGAGTAGGCCACAGTCGGAAGCAAATTGTTTGTGCCCGGTGATGCCACAGAGTTGAACGCGAAAGTAAACACCCGGTTCCATACCATGCCCTTCACCCACGCGCACGGCGTAGAACGCGATGTCATTCGTATCAGCACACACACTGATGGCGCCGCCGCCATCGAAGGAGATGTTAAATTTCCGTGGTAGGTCATACATTTCCCGTGTGTTGAGGATGTAGGTGTGCATGGCTTTGGCGAGAGGGAGAACGTCCATTATCTCCGTGCGATCGAAGCCAGCAGTCGGTGTTGCCGTTACATTACGGAGGTTATCCGCCCCCGAGCCTTTGGAAGTCATCCCAAGGTCCGCGAGCTTCAATAACACTTTCATGGAGTCGCGCGGCAGAATTTCGCGGACCTGAAAATTACCCCGTGTGGTGACATGGGCATAACCGCCTCCCCAATCACGTGCGATTTCGGCTAAACCACGTAATTGATGGGAACGCATGGCGCATCCAGGAATACGGCAGCGCAGCATGAGAGAATCTTGTGCTGGCTTGACGTAGAACAGGCCGTGAAATTTGAATCGAAAGACATCGCCGCCTTCAGGAAATTTATCTGCCTCAGCATGTTCCATCAAGCGATCGTAGGCGTCGAGACCATGAAGTTCGTGCTTGATCTGTTCTTCTTTGCAGAGGTCTTCGATCGGCACGCCATGGACCGAATCGATGACGTTGCCCGTAGTTGAAAGGGCTGGGTCGTTGGTGATTTGCCCTTGTGCAGTCTCACCGAGGAAAGGAACAAAACCACGCTGAGCAACTCCGCTGAAAAAGCCCTGGAGATACTCTTTCTGGTCTTGGGAAAACGAAGGAGGCTGTGGAGAATCCATTTTGGGTTTAAGATTTGAGGGTGGAGATACGTGAAATCGGCCGCACGATGGCTAGGAGGCTGCGCTTTTGCCGAAAGAAAGAGAGAGACTGCTGGCCCATGGCATAACCGTCGTCGTAATCGGAAGCTGCCGAAACAGCAGCATGCGCTACTTCCATAACCGCGAGTGAGACGCCTGCAGATTTGAGGGCCGGCTGCAGCGACTTTGGGTCAGCTTCAGAAGGCGTCGCGACATTCACCGAGCTGCCGTCGCCATGGAGTTGGTTCCAGTGAATCGGAGCATAACACTGCCCTGGAGACACACGGTCAGTCACATCGACTTGCATACGAAACTCACCATCGCTGTTGCTCACGGTCACACGGTCACCCGATTCGATTTGCAGTTGTTCTGCATCAAATGGATTCACTTCGAGCAAAGCTTTTTCGTTAAGCTGATTCAGTTGG is a window of Opitutales bacterium DNA encoding:
- a CDS encoding carbon-nitrogen hydrolase, whose translation is MNRTDTFALGLLQSSSTGNCEQNLQNTLAQIEQAAQQGAQIIATQELFLSDYFCSKQDEKFFDLAEPIPGPTTQTLSEKAKELNVVIVASLFEKRMAGIYHNTAAVIDADGSLLGIYRKTHIPQDPSFEEKFYFTPGDLGYRVWKTRYADIGVLVCWDQWFPEAARLTAMQGAEVLIYPTAIGGLETESTSNIARQHAAWETVQRGHAVANGCYIAAVNRHGKEGNIDFWGHSFVADFAGEIVARAPHNEDNIIIQTCDRRALEDHRHTWPFFRDRRVDSYSAITSLSSSQA
- a CDS encoding agmatine deiminase family protein, which translates into the protein MKGPQSPRSLGFRMPAEWEHQYALWTTWPTHSQWWKENREEIVETFAEIAFQAARFQHVNILCPKSAQGDARQMLETKGANLKKIRFFDIPTDDVWIRDNGPIFLRHRKEKEMALIDWEFNAWGEKYPDFDNDNRVPAAIADHVGIPRFRYALCVEGGAIESNGRGLLLSTKSVMLNQARNYDVSLEEYQKIFYHALAVDKVIWLENGLAHDDTDGHIDNVARFVSHQHIVIATVKDKKHPSFRALHGNRTELSGTMVRGHMLKITELPLPDPVQSQDGILSASYLNYVILNGAVLVPQFGQIRKDKQAIEIIGGLFPGREIIGIDCRTLIEEGGGLHCCTCNAF
- a CDS encoding flavodoxin domain-containing protein, which codes for MSQQPEMTIPFVPENAPFTSEQRNWLNGFLAGLFSQAPAATEQAPAASATILFGSQTGNAEMLAKQATKQLKAAGVNASSFDMEAYDPANLHNEENLLIITSTYGDGEPPDNAAGFHEFIMSDTAPKLEKVKYSVMALGDSSYPGFCTCGKDFDARLAQLGATRMRVRVDADVDFDEPFEEWMKPLAGLMSEGAGTAPADEETAPAEEAVVEYGKKNPFPSPLVDNHNLNGQGSKKETRHIAFSLEGSGLSYEAGDALAVLPLNHDSLVDSIIEKCGLPADAQLEGGSTLSEALTSGYEITRLSAKILAAYAEMSNDSKLKELAGDKAAAKEYCEGRDLLDLFQDFVIDGASADQLVAPLKKLPSRLYSISSSPLAHPGEVHLTVGRVAWDSYERTRFGVCSDFLARIPEGTEVGVYVHTNKNFRPPADLSQDAIMVGPGTGIAPFRAFVEDRVAKEASGRNWLFFGDQKASCDFLYRETMEQWLRDGALTRLETAFSRDQEEKIYVQNRMLENGAELFAWLDGGASFYVCGDASRMAKDVDSALHQIVEEYGKMSTDEAVAYVKQLKKDKRYQRDVY
- a CDS encoding NirA family protein, encoding MDSPQPPSFSQDQKEYLQGFFSGVAQRGFVPFLGETAQGQITNDPALSTTGNVIDSVHGVPIEDLCKEEQIKHELHGLDAYDRLMEHAEADKFPEGGDVFRFKFHGLFYVKPAQDSLMLRCRIPGCAMRSHQLRGLAEIARDWGGGYAHVTTRGNFQVREILPRDSMKVLLKLADLGMTSKGSGADNLRNVTATPTAGFDRTEIMDVLPLAKAMHTYILNTREMYDLPRKFNISFDGGGAISVCADTNDIAFYAVRVGEGHGMEPGVYFRVQLCGITGHKQFASDCGLLIKPNECVPVAAAMIRVFREHGCRTNRKKARLKYLVDDWGQEKFIEETQKQLAFELHHAPLEICEPRRKIDRAGHIGIHSQNKPGLNYVGVVVPVGYLSIPQMLGLADLAERYGSGDVRLTVWQNVLIPDIPDAHLAEFSARLRELGLRIEATNVTGGLVACTGSQGCKFAQSDTKRHAIEIGDHLRERIDLDYPINIHLTGCPHSCAQHYIGDIGLVGVKVKREGESVDGYNMVVGGGVDDEQGIGRELMPAIAASELPNLIEHMLRRYLDTREGTESFLQFTRRHDIDTLKNLFFDHVSAA